One window from the genome of Panthera leo isolate Ple1 chromosome D3, P.leo_Ple1_pat1.1, whole genome shotgun sequence encodes:
- the LOC122203725 gene encoding gastrin-releasing peptide isoform X2, translating to MRRRQLPLVLLALVLCQAPRGPAAPLPAGTGTALDKMYPRGNHWAVGHLMGKKSTRESPYVYEGGSLKQQLQYMLWEEAARNLLSLMEGKGTGSYQPPQRELLAIRQSPWDSQDGSAFKVLVDSLLQILNVTEGTPS from the exons ATGCGCCGCCGCCAGCTCCCCCTCGTCCTGCTGGCGCTGGTCCTCTGCCAGGCGCCCCGGGGCCCCGCCGCCCCGCTGCCGGCGGGCACGGGCACCGCGCTGGACAAGATGTACCCGCGCGGCAACCACTGGGCCGTGG GGCACCTGATGGGGAAAAAGAGCACGAGAGAGTCCCCGTATGTTTATGAAGGGGGGAGTCTGAAGCAGCAGCTGCAGTATATGCTTTGGGAAGAAGCTGCAAGGAATTTGCTCAGCCTCATGGAAGGAAAGGGGACCGGAAGCTATCAGCCGCCTCAAAGGGAGCTCCTGGCCATCCGCcagtctccttgggattcccaGGATGGCAGCGCCTTTAAAGTT CTGGTGGACTCTCTGCTCCAGATTCTCAACGTGACGGAAGGGACCCCCAGCTGA
- the LOC122203725 gene encoding gastrin-releasing peptide isoform X1 — protein MRRRQLPLVLLALVLCQAPRGPAAPLPAGTGTALDKMYPRGNHWAVGHLMGKKSTRESPYVYEGGSLKQQLQYMLWEEAARNLLSLMEGKGTGSYQPPQRELLAIRQSPWDSQDGSAFKVVGSKRKAGGLSAPDSQRDGRDPQLN, from the exons ATGCGCCGCCGCCAGCTCCCCCTCGTCCTGCTGGCGCTGGTCCTCTGCCAGGCGCCCCGGGGCCCCGCCGCCCCGCTGCCGGCGGGCACGGGCACCGCGCTGGACAAGATGTACCCGCGCGGCAACCACTGGGCCGTGG GGCACCTGATGGGGAAAAAGAGCACGAGAGAGTCCCCGTATGTTTATGAAGGGGGGAGTCTGAAGCAGCAGCTGCAGTATATGCTTTGGGAAGAAGCTGCAAGGAATTTGCTCAGCCTCATGGAAGGAAAGGGGACCGGAAGCTATCAGCCGCCTCAAAGGGAGCTCCTGGCCATCCGCcagtctccttgggattcccaGGATGGCAGCGCCTTTAAAGTTGTAGGTTCAAAACGTAAAG CTGGTGGACTCTCTGCTCCAGATTCTCAACGTGACGGAAGGGACCCCCAGCTGAACTGA